The Geomonas ferrireducens genome includes a window with the following:
- a CDS encoding ParB/RepB/Spo0J family partition protein, producing the protein MTADTKDISKTYKKGKLHDISLDLLRRDIDQPRKHFDLEEHEALKKSIADKGLLYPVLFRVDENDNLILVSGERRLKACRDLGKETILAMKVDSDRYDEVALIDNIQRVDLSPLDESEALYNLQAKYGHTQEQLGNLIGKAQNTIADILGLMKLSDEIREDARHRKELSRGALLKVARIKRPTSQRKAYDALVASLDIPRKEIKRPRLSDTKKTIASTDNTLKCIKRIDLETLGGDREVVVSKLQELLQEIQNKLGTIAG; encoded by the coding sequence ATGACTGCCGACACCAAGGATATCAGTAAGACTTACAAGAAAGGCAAACTTCATGACATCAGCCTCGACCTGCTTCGTCGGGACATCGACCAGCCCCGGAAGCACTTTGACCTTGAGGAGCATGAAGCTCTTAAGAAGTCGATTGCAGACAAGGGTCTACTCTATCCTGTCCTCTTCCGAGTAGACGAGAACGACAACCTTATCCTGGTATCTGGGGAAAGAAGACTTAAAGCATGTAGGGATTTAGGTAAAGAGACCATCCTTGCAATGAAAGTAGACAGTGATCGTTATGATGAGGTTGCGCTGATAGACAACATCCAGCGTGTGGACCTGTCACCGCTCGACGAGAGTGAAGCTCTGTACAACCTCCAGGCCAAGTACGGTCATACCCAGGAGCAGCTAGGGAACCTCATTGGCAAGGCGCAGAACACGATAGCAGATATACTCGGGCTGATGAAGCTGTCCGATGAGATAAGAGAGGATGCTAGACACAGGAAGGAGCTTAGCAGAGGGGCATTGCTGAAGGTTGCTAGGATCAAAAGACCCACCTCCCAGAGGAAGGCTTATGATGCTCTTGTTGCTTCTCTTGATATCCCTAGGAAGGAGATCAAGAGACCTAGGCTTAGTGACACCAAGAAGACTATCGCCTCTACAGACAATACCCTCAAGTGCATCAAACGCATAGACCTTGAAACCCTTGGGGGTGATAGAGAGGTCGTGGTATCGAAGCTACAGGAACTTTTACAGGAGATCCAGAATAAGCTTGGCACTATAGCAGGTTAG
- a CDS encoding tetratricopeptide repeat protein, translating to MGKIVQATICCFLLLVIGFSVSTESARASEVNVKNKTAIVGGKGIAVTASGSARVIINQTIQEEDPAVWEKLNNLQNQNASLQSTNLTLQSELNKLREEAALRIVLGAKGPNADAAVKKARDELAEGRTIAAENYLKFLEQKMLAGAKGQLADAAKLARERASLASWRDNVAAESAAHNAVEYEADNPKNWIMLGDVFYNQVKFGAASEAYSKAQELAERCLIAESKNNECIMDLITTYDKQVSIRHARSEVADKLLEYYRKSAVLIKQVLSRDPDNPTWMFQLAKVYLEMGEVSIADTGAGDSDLFDNSFEIMSKLVLLDADNMEWQFLFAEVHNRRGRVKKINGDFEGALRDYHKGLEIYQKLKLPSLKIGFALNIAEIYKNIGNIYSARGQLNEGLVNYEKSIKVVQEALAAYKESFPLLVNLSNYYRKIAITYVQMGDNSSGLINFRNAADVLEGAIEKYPEFESLVLNLSICYEDIGKLHVDGIDLTEGINALQKSLSLLKKFESDNQDVNEGKLNQSSVLMAIGAAQMKQGKHKESLLSLNASIEIITKAVASLPNKKDWAYNQAKCHLHIALSYKELSNFQEAKTNINSALKIIGVYNKVQTDDTEWNLLYFEALYLLGDLQAAEGSLLEAVESYEKGLSVIKKISSGGEDNSQWRFQLAEVLIAIGDVYRARRDFARAISPYAEALESTQRLVKTRKDNVDYVLELSGVYGRLGEVQQALGDYPAALYNFEQSQAVVVSGERLKLKQNQFKLTKLKTFLGIADIHSNKLLHEEAIAYYKKAIAVVESLENINPPVVDTTALYVEIHNRLGNEYKAVGYYKLAIASYTNCLAMLQKLFNQNGQDIQLELAIAAMYYNIASLAPEGISINDASENYYKAREALLRVMLKGGTATGYNELTGVVNAIGCKLERLSKKNMQCVQ from the coding sequence ATGGGCAAAATAGTGCAAGCTACCATTTGCTGTTTTCTCCTCCTTGTAATTGGCTTTTCCGTTTCGACTGAAAGTGCAAGAGCAAGCGAGGTGAATGTAAAGAATAAGACCGCTATCGTCGGCGGTAAGGGGATAGCGGTTACAGCATCTGGATCGGCACGTGTCATTATTAATCAGACAATCCAGGAAGAAGATCCTGCTGTATGGGAAAAACTGAATAACTTGCAAAATCAAAATGCGTCGCTGCAATCCACTAATCTAACTCTACAAAGCGAACTCAATAAGTTGCGCGAGGAAGCTGCTCTTCGCATAGTCCTAGGCGCAAAGGGACCGAATGCTGATGCAGCAGTAAAGAAAGCTAGAGATGAATTAGCTGAAGGAAGGACTATTGCAGCAGAAAATTACCTCAAGTTTTTAGAACAGAAGATGTTGGCAGGAGCTAAAGGCCAACTAGCAGACGCAGCTAAGTTAGCGCGTGAAAGAGCGAGTCTTGCCTCGTGGAGAGATAATGTTGCCGCTGAGTCAGCTGCTCATAACGCTGTAGAATATGAAGCGGATAATCCAAAGAACTGGATAATGCTAGGAGACGTATTTTATAACCAAGTCAAATTTGGTGCTGCATCGGAAGCATATTCAAAAGCTCAAGAACTAGCTGAAAGATGTTTAATTGCTGAGTCAAAAAACAATGAATGTATTATGGATTTAATCACCACTTATGACAAGCAAGTTAGTATCCGGCATGCTCGTAGCGAGGTGGCAGATAAGCTTTTAGAATATTATAGAAAAAGTGCTGTATTAATCAAGCAGGTTCTGTCCCGTGATCCTGATAACCCAACATGGATGTTCCAACTGGCAAAAGTTTATTTGGAAATGGGTGAAGTTAGTATTGCGGATACTGGAGCAGGTGACTCGGACCTGTTTGACAATAGCTTTGAAATTATGAGTAAACTTGTCTTACTTGATGCCGATAATATGGAATGGCAGTTTCTTTTTGCCGAAGTCCACAACAGAAGGGGGCGGGTAAAGAAAATTAATGGTGACTTTGAAGGTGCTTTGAGGGATTACCATAAGGGGCTAGAAATATACCAAAAGCTCAAATTACCTTCCTTAAAGATAGGATTTGCCTTAAACATTGCTGAAATCTACAAAAATATCGGGAATATCTACTCCGCCCGAGGCCAACTTAATGAAGGTTTGGTTAATTATGAAAAAAGTATAAAAGTTGTGCAGGAGGCCCTTGCCGCCTATAAGGAATCTTTCCCGCTGTTAGTAAATCTATCTAATTACTATCGAAAGATCGCTATCACTTATGTTCAGATGGGAGATAATAGTTCTGGCTTAATTAACTTTCGAAATGCTGCCGATGTGCTTGAGGGAGCAATAGAGAAATACCCAGAGTTCGAAAGCCTGGTGCTAAACCTTTCTATATGTTATGAAGACATAGGAAAATTGCATGTAGATGGTATAGATCTAACTGAAGGGATTAATGCTTTACAAAAGAGCTTGTCACTTCTGAAAAAGTTTGAATCTGATAATCAAGACGTGAATGAAGGAAAGCTAAATCAGTCATCTGTGTTAATGGCTATCGGTGCTGCTCAAATGAAGCAGGGAAAACACAAAGAGTCGCTACTTAGTTTAAATGCTAGTATAGAGATAATAACTAAGGCTGTAGCTTCTCTTCCAAATAAGAAAGATTGGGCATACAACCAGGCCAAATGCCATTTGCACATTGCCCTAAGCTATAAAGAGCTTAGTAATTTTCAAGAGGCAAAAACGAATATTAATTCAGCTCTAAAAATTATAGGTGTTTACAACAAGGTTCAAACTGATGACACTGAATGGAACTTATTATATTTTGAAGCACTGTACTTATTAGGTGACTTACAGGCAGCAGAGGGTAGCCTATTGGAAGCAGTCGAAAGTTATGAGAAAGGTCTTTCCGTAATAAAGAAAATTTCTTCTGGTGGAGAGGACAACTCTCAATGGAGATTCCAGCTTGCGGAGGTTTTGATTGCAATAGGTGACGTTTATCGAGCACGGAGAGATTTTGCCAGAGCCATTTCTCCCTACGCTGAGGCTCTGGAATCTACCCAAAGACTTGTGAAAACGAGGAAGGATAACGTAGATTATGTGTTAGAGTTATCAGGTGTATACGGACGACTAGGAGAAGTGCAGCAGGCTTTGGGCGATTATCCTGCGGCACTTTACAATTTTGAGCAAAGTCAAGCTGTTGTCGTAAGCGGTGAACGGTTAAAATTGAAACAAAATCAATTCAAACTCACCAAATTAAAGACTTTTTTAGGCATAGCTGATATTCATAGCAATAAACTATTGCATGAAGAAGCTATAGCTTATTATAAAAAAGCCATAGCTGTTGTTGAAAGTCTCGAAAATATCAACCCACCTGTTGTGGATACAACGGCGCTTTATGTGGAAATACATAACCGACTTGGTAACGAGTATAAAGCAGTAGGTTATTATAAGCTTGCAATAGCTAGTTATACCAATTGCCTTGCGATGCTTCAAAAACTTTTTAACCAGAATGGACAGGATATTCAGCTCGAACTAGCTATTGCTGCTATGTATTACAATATTGCTAGTTTAGCGCCAGAGGGAATCTCTATAAATGATGCCTCTGAGAATTACTATAAAGCTCGGGAGGCTTTGTTAAGAGTGATGCTGAAAGGTGGTACTGCAACAGGTTATAATGAGCTTACCGGTGTTGTTAATGCCATAGGTTGTAAGTTAGAACGGTTGAGTAAAAAAAATATGCAGTGTGTTCAGTAA